Part of the Helicobacter sp. 12S02232-10 genome, ACCCTCCCAATACCACAAGCACTACAATCAAAGAAATATAAAAACGCTTTTTGGAAATGAGCTGTTTTTTTCTCTCCTTAATCAAATCATCTTTTTGTTTTTGAGTGTCAAAATCAAGATTATTAACAGAATGTTCGATATCTTCAATGCTCTCATCAATCTGCATACCTGAAAAAAAATTTTCATCGTATTCTTTAAGCCATCCGCTTAAATCAACCCGATATTCCCTCTCAAGTATTTTTAAAAATCCTACAACCCTTACCCTTTGAAGATTTGAAAACCTCTTTTCAAGAATATCTTCAATTTTGCCCACAGAAATTTTGGTGGTTTTGTTGATTTCTTTAACCCCAATTTTTTTAAGTACTGTTATTGCTTCTTCCATTCAACCCATCCTGTTTATTAAAATACCAGCTGCCACGCTTACATTTAGAGAATTGAAATCTCCCTTCATTCTGATTGAGACTATTTTATCAAGTTTTGATAAAATTTTCTTATTGAGTCCCTCTCCTTCACTTCCTAAAAATAAAGCCCATTTATCTTGAATTGTGATATTTTTAATATCTTCACCCATAATATCAGCACCATAGCAATAAATATTTTCATTTTTAAACTCATTGATGAGATCCAAAATATTTTTACAAACACAAAATGGAATATCAAGCATAGCCCCAACACTTGCACGTATAACGCCTTCGTAAGAAAAATTTTCCGATAAGCCCAATACGACTGCCTCCACACCCAAACAATATGCCGTTCTGAAAATAGCCCCAATATTTCCAACATCTGTAATCCCGCAAAGCACTAAAACCTTATTATATTTTTTGATCTCTTTTAAAGAGATAGGTAAAGGCGGGATAATCTTTGCCAAAAACCCCTGATGATTCCCTCCTCTTGCCATTGCTTGAGCTTTTTTAAGATCTGTACGCAAAATGCGACGATTATTTTTAGCGATGAAGGCAAAAGTTTTTGTATCAATCTCTTTGGCAAGATAAATTTCTTCAACCAAATCCGAATGACGCTCCAAAAGATGCAACACAATTTGTTTTCCATAAACAATCATTACAATCCTTTGCTTAAAATTTTTTCATAAACACTTTTAACATCTTCATTTTGCAGTTTTGAGACAATTTTAGCTTTTATTTTTGGAGGGATATCCATTTGCAGTATTTGCGCGCAAGTCAAAGAACGCTCTGCTTTTTCATCTGATAAAAGCACCAATGCCCATTCCCCGCTTATATTGCTTCCTTTGATCTGGGCATACACTTCAGCACTACTTCCTATAAAATACTTTTGATGTATTTTTGTCATTTCTTTGATTGCAAAAAGCAAAGCATTTGGAGCAAGCAAAGCAATATCTTCTAAAGTGTTTAAAATCCTGTGAGGACTCTCATACATTACAACACAAATCCGCTGATCCAAACGACTGCTTCCTTGCAACAGATTTAAAATCCTTTCACGCCTGTCTTTTTGCTTATGTGGTAAAAATCCGGCAAACAAAAATCCTTCCGTATCAAATCCGCAAGAACAATAAGCACTGATTCCTGCACTTGCTCCTGGCAATACATCATAAGGGATTTTATTTTTTATCGCATAAGCCACTAAGGACATACCTGGATCACTAACACAAGGCATTCCTGCATCACTCATAAAAACAATATTGCACTGATTGAAAAAATCTTTTGAAATATTACTTAAAAATTCTTGTTCATTGTGAGAATGGAAAGATATAAACTCTTTTTTTTCAAAAATACCGCAAAAATGCTCGCTAATAATAGGATTTTTTTTAAAAAGAGAAATCAATTTTTTGCTGACCCTGATATCCTCACACATCAAGATATCAGCCTCTGCCAATACCTGCAAGGTTCTGAAAGTAATGTCAGCCAGATTCCCTATAGGTGTGGGCAGGAGTGTCAGCACGGCATTATTTTAAA contains:
- the rlmB gene encoding 23S rRNA (guanosine(2251)-2'-O)-methyltransferase RlmB; its protein translation is MVMIVYGKQIVLHLLERHSDLVEEIYLAKEIDTKTFAFIAKNNRRILRTDLKKAQAMARGGNHQGFLAKIIPPLPISLKEIKKYNKVLVLCGITDVGNIGAIFRTAYCLGVEAVVLGLSENFSYEGVIRASVGAMLDIPFCVCKNILDLINEFKNENIYCYGADIMGEDIKNITIQDKWALFLGSEGEGLNKKILSKLDKIVSIRMKGDFNSLNVSVAAGILINRMG
- the rsmI gene encoding 16S rRNA (cytidine(1402)-2'-O)-methyltransferase, whose translation is MLTLLPTPIGNLADITFRTLQVLAEADILMCEDIRVSKKLISLFKKNPIISEHFCGIFEKKEFISFHSHNEQEFLSNISKDFFNQCNIVFMSDAGMPCVSDPGMSLVAYAIKNKIPYDVLPGASAGISAYCSCGFDTEGFLFAGFLPHKQKDRRERILNLLQGSSRLDQRICVVMYESPHRILNTLEDIALLAPNALLFAIKEMTKIHQKYFIGSSAEVYAQIKGSNISGEWALVLLSDEKAERSLTCAQILQMDIPPKIKAKIVSKLQNEDVKSVYEKILSKGL